The Nocardioides campestrisoli genome includes a window with the following:
- a CDS encoding DUF305 domain-containing protein: MEATTRAKILSSCAALLLGVTGLAGCSADTDDDAPPQAASPREPGADKSGGAGDDSDVPVIQPGLPGEPAATGGAVTTEEPAEWNHSDIAFVQMMIPHHAQALEMSRLAPKRAENQQVRRLAERIEAAQVPEILLMASWLEEQNLDVPSAGDDPLDYDHGAHGHDGMEGMLTPQELKELAAARGRAFDRLYLSSMMRHHEGALTMADRVAVDGSALLVRELAADVASSQAAEIGRMKELLESL; this comes from the coding sequence ATGGAAGCAACGACTCGGGCAAAGATTCTTTCCTCGTGCGCCGCACTTCTTCTCGGGGTCACCGGCCTCGCTGGGTGCAGCGCCGACACGGACGACGACGCCCCACCCCAGGCCGCATCCCCACGAGAGCCGGGCGCGGACAAGTCCGGCGGCGCCGGCGACGACAGCGACGTCCCGGTCATCCAGCCGGGGCTGCCGGGCGAGCCGGCCGCCACCGGCGGGGCCGTCACCACCGAGGAGCCGGCGGAGTGGAACCACTCGGACATCGCCTTCGTGCAGATGATGATCCCGCACCACGCGCAGGCCCTGGAGATGTCCCGGCTCGCGCCGAAGCGGGCCGAGAACCAGCAGGTACGCCGCCTCGCCGAGCGGATCGAGGCCGCCCAGGTGCCCGAGATCCTGCTGATGGCCTCCTGGCTGGAGGAGCAGAACCTCGACGTGCCGTCGGCGGGCGACGACCCGCTCGACTACGACCACGGTGCACACGGGCACGACGGCATGGAGGGCATGCTCACGCCCCAGGAGCTCAAGGAGCTCGCCGCGGCCCGGGGGCGCGCCTTCGACCGGCTCTACCTGAGCTCGATGATGCGGCACCACGAAGGTGCGCTGACGATGGCCGACCGGGTCGCCGTCGACGGCAGCGCGTTGCTGGTGCGTGAGCTGGCGGCGGACGTCGCCTCCAGCCAGGCCGCGGAGATCGGCCGGATGAAGGAGCTGCTCGAGAGCCTCTGA
- a CDS encoding DUF4430 domain-containing protein encodes MQLVADAMSATLLRNRSTPVKLRKIASAVACALVISPLSGVLSPAHAASWHTGWCQEDEGLSVVVDFGNEVAETIPPEGFLVRCLVGGVVDTTPELSRVAALTGVGLEVEHDRSGYITSIAGIEEYSGDALWWMFSGAEVPGPWDSGNYGIVTDGPNINKAFGARLVGEDYVSVPRPTPQFAAPAPAPEPTPMPTPVPTPTPGSTPGPTPAPTPGTEAPASVSGTVPTVLGKARVGLRLTADLGLWSEGSTLTRRWTRNGVPIPGAGGSSYRLRPADRGARIALEVTGSKPGHVSTTVAAAPTTKVLRGRLEPTKPRVAGPVQVGRRLRAVVPAWRPGRVDVSHQWLRDGKPIPGARKKTYVLKRTDVRHRISVRVTGTKAGYAKATRTSARTVRVSR; translated from the coding sequence ATGCAGTTGGTCGCTGACGCGATGTCGGCCACCCTGCTCCGGAACCGGAGTACACCCGTGAAACTTCGCAAGATCGCGTCGGCCGTTGCCTGCGCACTCGTCATCAGCCCCCTCTCGGGGGTGCTCTCCCCCGCGCACGCCGCGTCCTGGCACACCGGCTGGTGCCAGGAGGACGAGGGCCTCAGCGTCGTCGTCGACTTCGGGAACGAGGTCGCCGAGACCATCCCGCCGGAGGGGTTCCTGGTGCGCTGCCTCGTCGGCGGCGTCGTCGACACCACCCCCGAGCTCAGCAGGGTCGCGGCCCTGACGGGGGTCGGGCTCGAGGTCGAGCACGATCGCAGCGGCTACATCACCTCCATCGCCGGCATCGAGGAGTACTCGGGCGACGCGCTGTGGTGGATGTTCTCCGGCGCGGAGGTCCCGGGCCCCTGGGACAGCGGCAACTACGGCATCGTCACGGACGGCCCCAACATCAACAAGGCCTTCGGTGCCCGGCTCGTCGGGGAGGACTACGTCAGCGTGCCGCGGCCCACCCCGCAGTTCGCCGCGCCGGCGCCTGCTCCTGAGCCGACCCCTATGCCGACCCCCGTGCCGACCCCCACCCCTGGGTCGACTCCTGGGCCGACTCCTGCGCCGACTCCCGGCACCGAGGCCCCGGCGTCCGTCAGTGGCACCGTGCCCACGGTCCTCGGGAAGGCTCGGGTCGGGCTGCGCCTGACCGCAGATCTCGGCCTCTGGAGCGAAGGCTCCACCCTGACGCGTCGGTGGACGCGCAACGGCGTCCCGATCCCCGGGGCCGGCGGGAGCTCGTACCGGCTGCGCCCGGCCGACCGCGGTGCACGGATCGCGCTGGAGGTGACCGGCTCCAAGCCGGGCCACGTCTCGACCACGGTCGCGGCCGCACCCACGACCAAGGTGCTCCGTGGTCGACTCGAGCCGACCAAGCCCCGGGTCGCCGGCCCTGTCCAGGTCGGCAGGAGGCTGCGGGCCGTCGTGCCTGCCTGGCGACCCGGTCGGGTCGACGTCTCCCACCAGTGGCTCCGTGACGGCAAGCCGATCCCCGGGGCCCGCAAGAAGACCTACGTCCTCAAGCGCACGGACGTGCGGCACCGCATCTCTGTGCGGGTGACCGGCACCAAGGCCGGGTACGCCAAGGCCACCCGTACGTCGGCCCGGACCGTGCGCGTCTCCCGCTGA
- a CDS encoding GNAT family N-acetyltransferase — protein sequence MSIEEARAPRSYAVRRATAEEWQNLRDLRFEALRDPVAHLAFLDRIEDALERPDSFWRDRARTSAEGTSVATFVAADGDGDLAGTVTVLVNQPGEPDYVGETSSEIRAALVGVFVRAEHRGIGVIQQLLAMTEGWLQEIGVHRVRLHVHEENLRAKHAYARYGYVDSGARVEIAGEPHLEMVRELRGR from the coding sequence GTGAGCATCGAGGAAGCCAGGGCACCGAGGTCGTACGCCGTACGTCGAGCGACGGCGGAGGAGTGGCAGAACCTCCGGGACCTGAGGTTCGAGGCACTGCGCGACCCGGTGGCCCACCTGGCGTTCCTCGACCGGATCGAGGACGCACTCGAGCGGCCCGACAGCTTCTGGCGCGACCGCGCCCGGACGTCCGCCGAGGGCACCTCGGTGGCCACGTTCGTCGCCGCCGACGGGGACGGCGACCTCGCCGGGACCGTGACCGTCCTGGTCAACCAGCCCGGCGAGCCGGACTACGTCGGCGAGACCAGCTCCGAGATCCGCGCCGCGCTCGTCGGCGTCTTCGTCCGAGCCGAGCACCGCGGGATCGGCGTCATCCAGCAGCTCCTCGCGATGACCGAGGGCTGGCTGCAGGAGATCGGCGTCCACCGGGTGCGGCTGCACGTGCACGAGGAGAACCTGCGGGCCAAGCACGCGTACGCCCGCTACGGGTACGTCGACTCCGGCGCCCGGGTCGAGATCGCCGGCGAGCCGCACCTGGAGATGGTGCGCGAGCTTCGCGGCCGATAG
- a CDS encoding TetR family transcriptional regulator — MPTSRERLIDAAFALFDERGFEETTVDDVAERAGVGRTTFFRAFKSKEDVIFPDHAVVLGAIRDRLASATDATAPVAVTEAARLVLLHYLGEGDRARIRYRLTRSVPTLQAREVASQRQYQQAFRTFVHEWLGGTAETELRAELMANAVVTAHNHVLRRWLRGQIGTAAAQSEFHEAMAEVLRLYGSAAGGTGGHETAVVVLRTSRPLDEVLPALREAVGGSAEG; from the coding sequence ATGCCGACCAGCCGCGAGCGACTCATCGACGCCGCCTTCGCCCTCTTCGACGAGCGGGGGTTCGAGGAGACCACCGTCGACGACGTCGCCGAGCGCGCCGGCGTCGGACGGACGACGTTCTTCCGGGCGTTCAAGTCCAAGGAGGACGTGATCTTCCCCGACCACGCGGTGGTCCTGGGCGCGATCCGCGACCGGCTCGCCTCCGCGACCGACGCGACCGCCCCGGTCGCCGTCACCGAGGCGGCCCGGCTGGTGCTGCTGCACTACCTCGGCGAGGGCGACCGCGCCCGGATCCGCTACCGGCTCACCCGCAGCGTGCCGACCCTGCAGGCTCGCGAGGTCGCCAGCCAGCGGCAGTACCAGCAGGCCTTCCGCACCTTCGTGCACGAGTGGCTCGGCGGGACCGCCGAGACCGAGCTGCGCGCGGAGCTGATGGCCAACGCCGTGGTGACCGCGCACAACCACGTGCTGCGGCGCTGGCTGCGCGGACAGATCGGCACCGCCGCCGCGCAGTCGGAGTTCCACGAGGCGATGGCGGAGGTGCTGCGGCTCTACGGCTCGGCCGCTGGAGGGACGGGCGGGCACGAGACCGCCGTCGTGGTGCTGCGCACCTCTCGCCCGCTGGACGAGGTGCTGCCCGCGCTGCGCGAGGCCGTCGGCGGCAGTGCTGAGGGCTGA
- a CDS encoding LVIVD repeat-containing protein: protein MSRESLAQRLRAQRSHAVRRPAAAVGITVLLAAALMPAASAHDGEDHSEQKGSAAAKKTAPPSCPPGLAKQLEKGAGDRFGAGCDLPGGDLGAMDDRKTQLAPGQSASSPNLRLLTNVPKSGAFAAQTAYNTDLAFQGDYAFAGNYEGFTVWDISTPAQPTQVTQVVCTGAQNDISVWGDLLILSVDSSRSDASCASTGLSAANKDAWEGVRVFDISNPASPQYVAAVETPCGSHTHTLAPTKDGSELFVYVSSYGPNAAFPDCQPPHDKIGVVKVPLDAPSEASLVGTPVLFPDGGNPGGNGSSATSGCHDITAYPERDIAAGACMGDGVILDISDRANPVVTETVRDTENFAFWHSATFNNEGTKVVFTDELGGGGAATCNPTVGPDKGANAIYRLQGGQLKFNSYYKIPRTNSNTENCVAHNGSLIPVKGRDLMVQAWYQGGISVFDFTNAKKPKEIAWFDRGPLSDERLILGGSWSAYWYQGHIYSNDIQQGFDVLRLDDKIVKTAPKNEFDLFNPQSQPSWNG, encoded by the coding sequence TTGTCTCGGGAATCTCTGGCGCAGCGTCTGCGCGCCCAACGAAGTCATGCCGTACGACGGCCCGCAGCCGCCGTCGGAATCACCGTCCTGCTCGCCGCGGCACTGATGCCCGCGGCCTCCGCCCACGACGGCGAGGACCACTCCGAGCAGAAGGGGTCCGCGGCCGCGAAGAAGACCGCTCCCCCCAGCTGCCCGCCCGGTCTCGCCAAGCAGCTCGAGAAGGGCGCGGGTGACCGCTTCGGCGCCGGCTGCGACCTGCCAGGCGGCGACCTGGGGGCGATGGACGACCGCAAGACCCAGCTGGCCCCCGGCCAGTCGGCGTCCAGCCCCAACCTCCGCCTGCTGACCAACGTGCCGAAGTCCGGCGCGTTCGCAGCCCAGACGGCGTACAACACCGACCTCGCCTTCCAGGGTGACTACGCGTTCGCCGGCAACTACGAGGGCTTCACGGTGTGGGACATCTCCACGCCGGCCCAGCCCACGCAGGTGACCCAGGTGGTCTGCACCGGAGCCCAGAACGACATCTCGGTGTGGGGAGACCTGCTGATCCTCAGCGTCGACTCCAGCCGCTCCGACGCCTCCTGCGCCAGCACCGGGCTCTCGGCCGCCAACAAGGATGCCTGGGAGGGCGTGCGCGTCTTCGACATCAGCAACCCGGCCTCTCCGCAGTACGTCGCGGCGGTCGAGACCCCCTGCGGCTCGCACACCCACACGCTGGCGCCCACCAAGGACGGCAGCGAGCTGTTCGTCTACGTGTCCAGCTACGGGCCCAACGCCGCGTTCCCGGACTGCCAACCCCCGCACGACAAGATCGGCGTGGTCAAGGTCCCGCTGGACGCGCCGAGCGAGGCCTCCCTGGTCGGTACCCCGGTGCTCTTCCCCGACGGCGGCAACCCGGGCGGCAACGGTTCCAGCGCGACCAGCGGGTGCCACGACATCACCGCCTACCCGGAGCGGGACATCGCGGCCGGTGCCTGCATGGGTGACGGCGTCATCCTCGACATCAGCGACCGGGCCAACCCGGTGGTCACCGAGACCGTGCGCGACACCGAGAACTTCGCCTTCTGGCACTCGGCCACGTTCAACAACGAGGGCACCAAGGTCGTCTTCACCGACGAGCTCGGCGGCGGCGGCGCGGCGACGTGCAACCCGACCGTGGGACCCGACAAGGGCGCCAACGCGATCTACCGCCTCCAGGGCGGGCAGCTGAAGTTCAACTCCTACTACAAGATCCCCCGCACCAACTCCAACACCGAGAACTGCGTGGCCCACAACGGCTCGCTGATCCCGGTGAAGGGCCGCGATCTGATGGTCCAGGCGTGGTACCAGGGCGGCATCTCCGTCTTCGACTTCACCAACGCCAAGAAGCCCAAGGAGATCGCCTGGTTCGACCGCGGTCCGCTCTCCGACGAGCGGTTGATCCTCGGCGGCTCGTGGTCGGCGTACTGGTACCAGGGCCACATCTACAGCAACGACATCCAGCAGGGATTCGACGTGCTGCGTCTCGACGACAAGATCGTCAAGACGGCCCCGAAGAACGAGTTCGACCTGTTCAACCCGCAGTCGCAGCCTTCCTGGAACGGCTGA
- a CDS encoding ABC transporter ATP-binding protein gives MSVSINELAVWLPGRGIAAGPFSFDVQGLTVVAGRSGTGGSLLASALGGTLPRGALVHGSWSADEVTVHHVGAFRLDPPLEMTVAEALGGEGHVTAELWADVTGCHDLRTSLRELDPAVCSAVPAVRGILQTHRSHTRAQRVLLVLDQPLAHLGPDLRGALARALRHCADLGVDVCWVEHDLATAVPVADQVVELLGDGQALVQPSAAWSPRTLPLPPEAALARALGLPRADWWDLERLGRHPLVQTAVPRAQTRSERQATAVVRVPPGRAGVDGDVDVLVGETLGVVPRDGDHARALSVARRLAATIDAEARPRPPLVWPGHVPLGRLARAWCRARGGDADVAVAAAARVAPVDPARTLAQHSAGERRAAQWALNAASTRTEVLDRPEVGLDAAGRRTLAAALHDDESETATLLVSHDAEFLVRACHRLLVLPGAADGHEAPAVLGPPVLVADHLPHQPALRRAGARALRVRDVRQETR, from the coding sequence GTGAGCGTCTCGATCAACGAGCTGGCCGTGTGGCTCCCGGGTCGCGGGATCGCTGCCGGGCCGTTCTCCTTCGACGTGCAGGGGCTGACGGTCGTCGCGGGGCGCAGCGGCACGGGCGGCTCCCTCCTCGCCTCAGCCCTGGGCGGGACCCTCCCGAGGGGTGCGCTGGTCCACGGCTCCTGGTCGGCCGACGAGGTGACGGTGCACCACGTCGGCGCGTTCCGGCTCGACCCACCGCTGGAGATGACCGTCGCGGAGGCCCTCGGGGGAGAGGGCCACGTGACCGCGGAGCTCTGGGCGGACGTGACCGGCTGCCACGACCTGCGGACGTCGCTGCGCGAGCTCGACCCGGCGGTCTGCTCTGCCGTTCCCGCCGTGCGCGGGATCCTGCAGACGCACCGGTCCCACACCCGCGCCCAGCGGGTCCTCCTGGTCCTCGACCAGCCGCTGGCCCACCTGGGCCCCGACCTGCGCGGTGCACTCGCACGGGCGCTGCGACACTGCGCCGACCTCGGGGTCGACGTCTGCTGGGTCGAGCACGACCTGGCGACCGCCGTACCCGTGGCCGACCAGGTCGTGGAGCTGCTGGGTGACGGCCAGGCACTCGTGCAGCCGAGCGCGGCGTGGAGCCCGCGGACCCTTCCGCTCCCCCCGGAGGCGGCACTTGCGCGGGCTCTCGGCCTCCCACGTGCCGACTGGTGGGACCTCGAGCGGCTGGGCCGGCACCCCCTCGTGCAGACCGCGGTGCCGAGGGCGCAGACCCGGTCCGAACGGCAGGCGACGGCGGTCGTGCGGGTGCCCCCGGGGCGCGCCGGCGTCGACGGGGACGTCGACGTGCTGGTCGGGGAGACTCTCGGCGTCGTGCCTCGGGACGGCGACCACGCTCGAGCCCTCTCCGTGGCGCGGCGGCTCGCGGCGACGATCGACGCTGAGGCTCGCCCTCGGCCACCGCTGGTCTGGCCCGGCCACGTCCCCCTGGGGCGACTCGCCAGGGCGTGGTGCCGGGCGCGCGGGGGTGACGCCGACGTGGCCGTGGCCGCTGCCGCCCGGGTGGCGCCGGTCGATCCGGCTCGGACCCTGGCGCAGCACAGCGCCGGCGAGCGCCGAGCAGCCCAGTGGGCCCTGAACGCGGCGTCCACGCGGACCGAGGTGCTCGACCGACCCGAGGTCGGGCTGGATGCCGCAGGACGGCGGACGCTGGCGGCCGCACTCCACGACGACGAGTCGGAGACGGCGACCCTCCTGGTGTCGCACGACGCGGAGTTCCTGGTGCGCGCCTGTCACCGGCTGCTGGTCCTCCCGGGCGCGGCCGACGGGCACGAGGCCCCGGCCGTGCTCGGCCCTCCGGTCCTGGTGGCCGACCACCTGCCCCACCAGCCTGCCCTGCGTCGTGCGGGTGCGCGGGCGCTGCGGGTGCGCGACGTCCGGCAGGAGACGCGATGA
- a CDS encoding acyl-CoA dehydrogenase family protein translates to MSNPDFDLYQLSEEHRAVREAVRALCDAKIAPYAAEVDEQARFPQEAADALLAADFHAPHVPEQYGGAGADALATVLVIEEVARACVSSSLIPAVNKLGSLPIQISGSEELKAKYLGKLARGEGGFSYCLSEPDAGSDAGGMKTRAVRDGDSWVLNGVKRWITNAGESEYYTVMAVTDPEKKTRGGISAFVVEKSDEGVSFGAKEKKLGIKGSPTREVYLDNVRIPADRMIGEEGTGFATAMKTLDHTRVTIAAQAVGVAQGALDYALDYAKERTQFGKAIADFQGLQFLLADMGMKVEAARQMTYAAAGRSERGDSDLTFFGAAAKCFASDVAMEVTTNAVQVLGGYGYTSDYPVERMMRDAKITQIYEGTNQVQRIVMARQLLAGVQSEL, encoded by the coding sequence ATGAGCAACCCTGACTTCGACCTGTACCAGCTCTCCGAGGAGCACCGCGCCGTCCGCGAGGCCGTCCGCGCCCTGTGCGACGCCAAGATCGCGCCGTACGCCGCGGAGGTCGACGAGCAGGCACGCTTCCCGCAGGAGGCGGCCGACGCGCTGCTCGCCGCGGACTTCCACGCCCCGCACGTGCCCGAGCAGTACGGCGGCGCCGGGGCCGACGCGCTGGCCACCGTGCTGGTGATCGAGGAGGTCGCCCGCGCGTGCGTCTCCTCCTCGCTGATCCCCGCGGTCAACAAGCTCGGCTCGCTGCCGATCCAGATCTCCGGCTCGGAGGAGCTGAAGGCCAAGTACCTCGGCAAGCTCGCCCGCGGCGAGGGCGGCTTCTCCTACTGCCTCTCCGAGCCCGACGCCGGCTCGGATGCCGGTGGCATGAAGACCCGCGCGGTCCGCGACGGCGACTCCTGGGTGCTCAACGGTGTGAAGCGGTGGATCACCAACGCGGGGGAGTCGGAGTACTACACGGTCATGGCCGTCACCGACCCGGAGAAGAAGACCCGTGGCGGCATCTCCGCGTTCGTCGTGGAGAAGTCCGACGAGGGCGTCTCCTTCGGCGCCAAGGAGAAGAAGCTCGGCATCAAGGGCTCGCCGACCCGCGAGGTCTACCTCGACAACGTCCGCATCCCCGCCGACCGGATGATCGGCGAGGAGGGCACCGGGTTCGCCACCGCGATGAAGACCCTCGACCACACCCGCGTGACCATCGCCGCCCAGGCTGTCGGTGTCGCGCAGGGCGCGCTCGACTACGCGCTGGACTACGCCAAGGAGCGCACCCAGTTCGGCAAGGCGATCGCCGACTTCCAGGGCCTGCAGTTCCTGCTCGCCGACATGGGCATGAAGGTCGAGGCCGCGCGCCAGATGACGTACGCCGCCGCCGGCCGCTCCGAGCGCGGCGACTCCGACCTGACGTTCTTCGGCGCCGCGGCCAAGTGCTTCGCCTCCGACGTGGCGATGGAGGTCACCACCAACGCCGTGCAGGTGCTCGGCGGCTACGGCTACACCAGCGACTACCCGGTGGAGCGGATGATGCGCGACGCCAAGATCACCCAGATCTACGAGGGCACCAACCAGGTGCAGCGGATCGTGATGGCGCGGCAGCTGCTGGCCGGGGTGCAGTCCGAGCTCTGA
- a CDS encoding HNH endonuclease signature motif containing protein translates to MWEQAGVGHPIARAVAGIDELLGVARGADPAFLSEAEQREVLLGLSRQVDQLERLRMRVLVIVGVPGGVAQADGAKSAATWVAGRTRCGYGSARAAEKLAEALDSRWQRVGAGLEDGSVNLPQARVIVKALEALVIDPLPGEVVPDDVLARAEAHLVECAGVFTPAQLEALGAKILAVVAPATCEEHERKVLERAERRANAATRLTFRRRGDGATDVAARIPDQVAARLKTYLEAWTSPKQDDGKDTGAATGLGSFNHRDPTTGLRLPQERLHGQAFCAFLEAADPARVPAHGGSATRVLVTMSLEALRSGLGTGSILSNGEDVTTLSAGQVRRLACQAQIIPVVLGAKSQVLDQGRASRFFTDGQRTAKTLTQRVCGAEGCSVPSTWCEAHHGRDPWGHGGRTDLDDLLFLCPWHHQRAHDPAFTTTQHPDGSLRYHRRT, encoded by the coding sequence ATGTGGGAGCAGGCGGGTGTAGGTCATCCGATCGCACGTGCGGTCGCGGGGATCGACGAGTTGTTGGGCGTGGCTCGTGGCGCGGACCCGGCGTTCTTGTCCGAGGCCGAGCAGCGAGAGGTGCTGCTTGGGCTCTCACGGCAGGTCGACCAGTTGGAGCGGCTGCGGATGCGGGTTCTCGTCATCGTGGGTGTCCCTGGTGGGGTGGCCCAAGCTGATGGGGCGAAGTCGGCAGCGACCTGGGTGGCGGGCCGGACCCGGTGTGGTTACGGGTCGGCGCGGGCGGCGGAGAAGCTCGCCGAAGCGTTGGACTCGCGATGGCAGCGGGTGGGCGCGGGTTTGGAGGACGGGTCGGTGAACCTGCCCCAGGCGCGGGTGATCGTGAAGGCGCTGGAGGCGTTGGTGATCGACCCGCTGCCCGGGGAGGTGGTCCCCGACGATGTGCTCGCGAGGGCCGAAGCGCACCTGGTGGAGTGTGCGGGCGTGTTCACCCCCGCCCAGCTCGAGGCGTTGGGCGCGAAGATCCTGGCGGTGGTCGCCCCGGCCACGTGTGAGGAGCACGAGCGCAAGGTGCTGGAGCGGGCCGAGCGGCGGGCGAATGCCGCGACGAGGTTGACGTTCCGCCGGCGTGGGGACGGCGCCACCGATGTGGCGGCGAGGATCCCGGACCAGGTGGCTGCGAGGTTGAAGACGTATCTGGAGGCGTGGACCTCGCCGAAGCAGGACGACGGCAAGGACACCGGTGCCGCCACCGGGTTGGGTTCGTTCAACCACCGGGACCCGACGACGGGGTTGCGGTTGCCGCAGGAGCGGTTGCACGGGCAGGCGTTCTGCGCGTTCCTCGAGGCCGCCGACCCCGCGAGGGTGCCGGCTCACGGTGGGTCCGCGACCCGGGTGCTGGTCACGATGAGCCTGGAAGCCCTACGCAGCGGGCTCGGCACGGGGTCGATCCTCAGCAACGGCGAGGACGTCACCACGTTGTCGGCTGGTCAGGTGCGCCGGTTGGCGTGCCAGGCGCAGATCATCCCCGTGGTCCTGGGCGCGAAGTCGCAGGTGCTGGACCAGGGTCGGGCGTCGAGGTTCTTCACCGACGGGCAACGGACCGCGAAGACGTTGACCCAGCGGGTCTGCGGGGCGGAGGGGTGCTCGGTGCCCTCGACGTGGTGCGAGGCCCATCATGGGCGTGATCCCTGGGGCCACGGTGGCCGTACGGATCTGGACGACCTGCTGTTCCTGTGTCCGTGGCACCACCAACGGGCCCACGACCCCGCGTTCACCACCACGCAGCACCCCGACGGGTCCCTGCGCTACCACCGACGGACGTAG
- a CDS encoding prenyltransferase/squalene oxidase repeat-containing protein, whose protein sequence is MRRPAAHVALLAVLGLLLALVPGFGGVAAHADSASADRARSQHAQTASYILQNVEPSGLGREWEALGLARSDVDADQWLSEYYANLVEDVVEKEGDLGPATTFERVVIALSAMGKDVTDVGGYDLLAGLADMSRMRAINSAVYGLIALDTLDHQVPEVSGVADPTTRQKLVDRVLQLEIAGGGWAFFGSTPDPDLTGMALQALSQYVDQPAVAAAVERAVTKLSDIQRPSGAFASYGVESVESTTQVMLALTALGIDPATDPRFAQEGGNPVTAHAGFHVDGGGFWYPAPGAPNGMATAQGFYGLTDYLRFLDGKPSLYAMNVPDPVVTPPAPTPPAPTPPLSAPPSSTPSSPTQPIPSAAPPATPGAQAVAKVRKPRVKVKPRKVVLRTKVSGAAAAQDRVRFVIRKSGKKVVARSARVDAEGVATVTVTRKALRKQLGSKRVLGQYEVVVRRVGSADPKRSTTSTGTFRLRAA, encoded by the coding sequence GTGAGGCGCCCAGCAGCGCACGTCGCCCTGCTCGCGGTCCTCGGACTGCTCCTCGCTCTCGTCCCCGGGTTCGGAGGGGTCGCGGCTCACGCCGACTCCGCCTCCGCCGACCGGGCGCGCAGCCAGCACGCACAGACGGCGTCCTACATCCTGCAGAACGTCGAGCCCAGCGGGCTGGGACGTGAGTGGGAGGCGCTGGGTCTGGCCCGCAGCGACGTCGACGCGGACCAGTGGCTCAGCGAGTACTACGCCAACCTGGTCGAGGACGTCGTGGAGAAGGAAGGCGACCTGGGACCGGCCACCACCTTCGAGCGGGTCGTCATCGCGCTGAGCGCCATGGGTAAGGACGTCACCGACGTGGGAGGCTACGACCTCCTGGCCGGCCTCGCGGACATGTCGAGGATGCGCGCGATCAACTCCGCCGTGTACGGCCTGATCGCCCTGGACACCCTGGACCACCAGGTGCCGGAGGTCTCCGGCGTCGCTGATCCCACCACGCGGCAGAAGCTGGTCGACCGGGTCCTCCAGCTGGAGATCGCCGGCGGCGGCTGGGCCTTCTTCGGCTCCACGCCTGACCCGGACCTGACGGGCATGGCGCTCCAGGCCCTGTCCCAGTACGTGGATCAGCCTGCGGTGGCCGCCGCCGTGGAGCGAGCCGTCACGAAGCTCTCCGACATCCAGCGCCCGAGCGGCGCCTTCGCGAGCTACGGGGTCGAGTCCGTGGAGAGCACGACCCAGGTCATGCTCGCGCTGACTGCCCTCGGGATCGACCCGGCCACCGATCCCCGCTTCGCCCAGGAGGGTGGCAACCCCGTGACCGCCCACGCCGGCTTCCACGTCGACGGAGGCGGCTTCTGGTACCCCGCTCCCGGCGCACCGAACGGGATGGCCACCGCACAGGGCTTCTACGGGCTGACGGACTACCTCCGCTTCCTCGACGGCAAGCCCAGCCTCTACGCCATGAACGTCCCGGACCCGGTCGTCACCCCGCCCGCGCCCACCCCGCCCGCGCCCACCCCGCCCTTGTCGGCTCCGCCCTCGTCGACCCCGTCCTCGCCGACCCAGCCCATTCCCTCCGCTGCGCCGCCCGCCACACCGGGCGCACAGGCCGTGGCGAAGGTGCGGAAGCCGCGGGTGAAGGTCAAGCCGCGCAAGGTCGTGCTCAGGACCAAGGTCAGCGGCGCCGCTGCGGCGCAGGACCGGGTGCGCTTCGTCATCCGCAAGAGCGGCAAGAAGGTCGTGGCGCGGAGTGCGCGGGTCGACGCGGAGGGTGTCGCCACCGTGACGGTCACCCGCAAGGCCCTGCGCAAGCAGCTCGGGAGCAAGAGGGTCCTCGGCCAGTACGAGGTGGTCGTGCGCAGGGTGGGCAGCGCCGACCCGAAGCGATCCACCACCAGCACCGGCACGTTCCGGCTCCGAGCAGCCTGA